Proteins from a single region of Halichoerus grypus chromosome 13, mHalGry1.hap1.1, whole genome shotgun sequence:
- the CXXC1 gene encoding CXXC-type zinc finger protein 1 isoform X2, giving the protein MEGDGSDPEPPDAGEDSKSENGENAPIYCICRKPDINCFMIGCDNCNEWFHGDCIRITEKMAKAIREWYCRECREKDPKLEIRYRHKKSRERDSNERDGSEPRDEGGGRKRPAPDPDLQRRAGSGTGVGAMLARGSASPHKSSPQPLVATPSQHHQQQQQQIKRSARMCGECEACRRTEDCGHCDFCRDMKKFGGPNKIRQKCRLRQCQLRARLSPVTPSESLPRPRRPLPTQQQPQPSQKLGRIREDEGAVASSAVKEPPEAMATPEPLSDEDLPLDPDLYQDFCAGAFDDHGLPWMSDTEESPFLDPALRKRAVKVKHVKRREKKSEKKKEERYKRHRQKQKHKDKWKHPERADSKDPASLPQCLGPGCVRPAQPGSKYCSDDCGMKLAANRIYEILPQRIQQWQQSPCIAEEHGKKLLERIRREQQSARTRLQEMERRFHELEAIILRAKQQAVREDEESNEGDSDDTDLQIFCVSCGHPINPRVALRHMERCYAKYESQTSFGSMYPTRIEGATRLFCDVYNPQSKTYCKRLQVLCPEHSRDPKVPADEVCGCPLVRDVFELTGDFCRLPKRQCNRHYCWEKLRRAEVDLERVRVWYKLDELFEQERNVRTAMTNRAGLLALMLHQTIQHDPLTTDLRSSADR; this is encoded by the exons ATG GAGGGTGATGGTTCAGACCCAGAGCCTCCAGATGCTGGGGAGGACAGCAAGTCGGAGAATGGGGAGAATGCGCCCATCTACTGCATCTGCCGTAAACCAGACATCAACTGCTTCATGAT CGGGTGTGACAACTGCAATGAGTGGTTCCATGGGGACTGCATCCGGATCACTGAGAAGATGGCCAAGGCCATCCGGGAGTGGTACTGTCGGGAGTGCCGAG AGAAAGACCCTAAGCTGGAAATCCGTTATCGGCACAAGAAGTCACGGGAGCGGGACAGCAATGAGCGAGACGGCAGTGAGCCCCGGGATGAGGGTGGAGGGCGCAAGAGGCCTGCCCCAGATCCAGACCTGCAGCGTCGGGCGGGGTCAGGGACAGGGGTTGGGGCGATGCTTGCTCGGGGCTCTGCTTCGCCCCACAAATCCTCTCCACAGCCCTTGGTGGCCACACCCAGCCAG catcaccagcagcagcagcagcagatcAAACGGTCAGCCCGCATGTGTGGCGAGTGCGAGGCCTGCCGGCGCACTGAGGACTGTGGCCACTGCGACTTCTGTCGGGACATGAAGAAGTTTGGGGGCCCCAACAAGATCCGGCAGAAGTGCCGGCTGCGTCAGTGCCAGCTGCGGGCCCGG CTCTCGCCAGTGACGCCCTCAGAGTCCCTGCCACGGCCTCGCAGGCCACTGCCCACCCAGCAGCAGCCACAGCCATCACAGAAGCTGGGGCGCATCCGTGAGGACGAAGGGGCAGTGGCATCATCAGCAGTCAAGGAGCCACCTGAGGCTATGGCCACACCTGAGCCACTCTCGGATGAGGACCTGCCACTGGACCCTGACCTGTACCAGGACTTCTGTGCGGGGGCCTTTGATGACCATGGCTTG CCCTGGATGAGTGACACAGAGGAATCTCCGTTCCTGGACCCTGCGCTGCGGAAGAGGGCCGTGAAAGTGAAGCATGTAAAGCGTCGGGAGAAGAAATCTGAGAAGAAG AAAGAAGAGAGATACAAGCGGCATCGGCAGAAACAGAAGCACAAGGACAAATGGAAACACCCAGAGCGTGCCGACTCCAAGGACCCTGCATCACTACCGCAGTGCCTGGGACCTGGCTGTGTGCGCCCTGCCCAGCCTGGCTCCAAGTATTGCTCAGATGACTGTGGCATGAAGCTGGCAGCCAA CCGCATCTATGAGATCCTCCCCCAGCGCATCCAGCAGTGGCAGCAGAGTCCCTGCATTGCTGAGGAGCACGGGAAGAAGCTGCTCGAACGTATTCGCCGTGAGCAGCAGAGCGCCCGCACCCGCCTTCAGGAAATGGAGCGCCGATTCCATGAGCTTGAGGCCATTATTCTTCGTGCCAAGCAGCAGGCTGTCCGTGAGGATGAGGAG AGCAATGAGGGGGACAGTGATGACACGGACCTGCAGATCTTCTGCGTCTCCTGCGGGCACCCTATCAACCCACGTGTTGCCTTGCGCCACATGGAGCGCTGCTACGCCAAG TATGAGAGCCAGACGTCCTTTGGGTCCATGTACCCCACACGCATTGAGGG AGCTACACGACTCTTCTGTGATGTCTACAATCCTCAGAGCAAGACCTATTGTAAGCGGCTCCAGGTGCTGTGCCCTGAGCACTCACGGGACCCCAAA GTGCCAGCAGATGAGGTATGTGGGTGCCCTCTCGTACGTGATGTCTTTGAGCTCACAGGTGACTTCTGCCGCCTGCCCAAACGCCAGTGTAACCGCCATTACTGCTGGGAGAAGTTGCGGCGTGCCGAAGTGGACCTGGAGCGTGTGCGCGTG TGGTACAAGCTGGATGAGCTGTTTGAGCAGGAGCGCAATGTACGCACAGCCATGACTAACCGGGCAGGATTACTGGCCCTGATGCTGCACCAAACGATCCAACATGACCCACTCACTACCGACCTGCGCTCCAGTGCTGACCGCTGA
- the CXXC1 gene encoding CXXC-type zinc finger protein 1 isoform X1: protein MEGDGSDPEPPDAGEDSKSENGENAPIYCICRKPDINCFMIGCDNCNEWFHGDCIRITEKMAKAIREWYCRECREKDPKLEIRYRHKKSRERDSNERDGSEPRDEGGGRKRPAPDPDLQRRAGSGTGVGAMLARGSASPHKSSPQPLVATPSQHHQQQQQQIKRSARMCGECEACRRTEDCGHCDFCRDMKKFGGPNKIRQKCRLRQCQLRARESYKYFPSSLSPVTPSESLPRPRRPLPTQQQPQPSQKLGRIREDEGAVASSAVKEPPEAMATPEPLSDEDLPLDPDLYQDFCAGAFDDHGLPWMSDTEESPFLDPALRKRAVKVKHVKRREKKSEKKKEERYKRHRQKQKHKDKWKHPERADSKDPASLPQCLGPGCVRPAQPGSKYCSDDCGMKLAANRIYEILPQRIQQWQQSPCIAEEHGKKLLERIRREQQSARTRLQEMERRFHELEAIILRAKQQAVREDEESNEGDSDDTDLQIFCVSCGHPINPRVALRHMERCYAKYESQTSFGSMYPTRIEGATRLFCDVYNPQSKTYCKRLQVLCPEHSRDPKVPADEVCGCPLVRDVFELTGDFCRLPKRQCNRHYCWEKLRRAEVDLERVRVWYKLDELFEQERNVRTAMTNRAGLLALMLHQTIQHDPLTTDLRSSADR from the exons ATG GAGGGTGATGGTTCAGACCCAGAGCCTCCAGATGCTGGGGAGGACAGCAAGTCGGAGAATGGGGAGAATGCGCCCATCTACTGCATCTGCCGTAAACCAGACATCAACTGCTTCATGAT CGGGTGTGACAACTGCAATGAGTGGTTCCATGGGGACTGCATCCGGATCACTGAGAAGATGGCCAAGGCCATCCGGGAGTGGTACTGTCGGGAGTGCCGAG AGAAAGACCCTAAGCTGGAAATCCGTTATCGGCACAAGAAGTCACGGGAGCGGGACAGCAATGAGCGAGACGGCAGTGAGCCCCGGGATGAGGGTGGAGGGCGCAAGAGGCCTGCCCCAGATCCAGACCTGCAGCGTCGGGCGGGGTCAGGGACAGGGGTTGGGGCGATGCTTGCTCGGGGCTCTGCTTCGCCCCACAAATCCTCTCCACAGCCCTTGGTGGCCACACCCAGCCAG catcaccagcagcagcagcagcagatcAAACGGTCAGCCCGCATGTGTGGCGAGTGCGAGGCCTGCCGGCGCACTGAGGACTGTGGCCACTGCGACTTCTGTCGGGACATGAAGAAGTTTGGGGGCCCCAACAAGATCCGGCAGAAGTGCCGGCTGCGTCAGTGCCAGCTGCGGGCCCGG GAATCGTACAAGTACTTCCCTTCCTCG CTCTCGCCAGTGACGCCCTCAGAGTCCCTGCCACGGCCTCGCAGGCCACTGCCCACCCAGCAGCAGCCACAGCCATCACAGAAGCTGGGGCGCATCCGTGAGGACGAAGGGGCAGTGGCATCATCAGCAGTCAAGGAGCCACCTGAGGCTATGGCCACACCTGAGCCACTCTCGGATGAGGACCTGCCACTGGACCCTGACCTGTACCAGGACTTCTGTGCGGGGGCCTTTGATGACCATGGCTTG CCCTGGATGAGTGACACAGAGGAATCTCCGTTCCTGGACCCTGCGCTGCGGAAGAGGGCCGTGAAAGTGAAGCATGTAAAGCGTCGGGAGAAGAAATCTGAGAAGAAG AAAGAAGAGAGATACAAGCGGCATCGGCAGAAACAGAAGCACAAGGACAAATGGAAACACCCAGAGCGTGCCGACTCCAAGGACCCTGCATCACTACCGCAGTGCCTGGGACCTGGCTGTGTGCGCCCTGCCCAGCCTGGCTCCAAGTATTGCTCAGATGACTGTGGCATGAAGCTGGCAGCCAA CCGCATCTATGAGATCCTCCCCCAGCGCATCCAGCAGTGGCAGCAGAGTCCCTGCATTGCTGAGGAGCACGGGAAGAAGCTGCTCGAACGTATTCGCCGTGAGCAGCAGAGCGCCCGCACCCGCCTTCAGGAAATGGAGCGCCGATTCCATGAGCTTGAGGCCATTATTCTTCGTGCCAAGCAGCAGGCTGTCCGTGAGGATGAGGAG AGCAATGAGGGGGACAGTGATGACACGGACCTGCAGATCTTCTGCGTCTCCTGCGGGCACCCTATCAACCCACGTGTTGCCTTGCGCCACATGGAGCGCTGCTACGCCAAG TATGAGAGCCAGACGTCCTTTGGGTCCATGTACCCCACACGCATTGAGGG AGCTACACGACTCTTCTGTGATGTCTACAATCCTCAGAGCAAGACCTATTGTAAGCGGCTCCAGGTGCTGTGCCCTGAGCACTCACGGGACCCCAAA GTGCCAGCAGATGAGGTATGTGGGTGCCCTCTCGTACGTGATGTCTTTGAGCTCACAGGTGACTTCTGCCGCCTGCCCAAACGCCAGTGTAACCGCCATTACTGCTGGGAGAAGTTGCGGCGTGCCGAAGTGGACCTGGAGCGTGTGCGCGTG TGGTACAAGCTGGATGAGCTGTTTGAGCAGGAGCGCAATGTACGCACAGCCATGACTAACCGGGCAGGATTACTGGCCCTGATGCTGCACCAAACGATCCAACATGACCCACTCACTACCGACCTGCGCTCCAGTGCTGACCGCTGA
- the CXXC1 gene encoding CXXC-type zinc finger protein 1 isoform X3 codes for MSGSMGTASGSLRRWPRPSGSGTVGSAERKTLSWKSVIGTRSHGSGTAMSETAHHQQQQQQIKRSARMCGECEACRRTEDCGHCDFCRDMKKFGGPNKIRQKCRLRQCQLRARESYKYFPSSLSPVTPSESLPRPRRPLPTQQQPQPSQKLGRIREDEGAVASSAVKEPPEAMATPEPLSDEDLPLDPDLYQDFCAGAFDDHGLPWMSDTEESPFLDPALRKRAVKVKHVKRREKKSEKKKEERYKRHRQKQKHKDKWKHPERADSKDPASLPQCLGPGCVRPAQPGSKYCSDDCGMKLAANRIYEILPQRIQQWQQSPCIAEEHGKKLLERIRREQQSARTRLQEMERRFHELEAIILRAKQQAVREDEESNEGDSDDTDLQIFCVSCGHPINPRVALRHMERCYAKYESQTSFGSMYPTRIEGATRLFCDVYNPQSKTYCKRLQVLCPEHSRDPKVPADEVCGCPLVRDVFELTGDFCRLPKRQCNRHYCWEKLRRAEVDLERVRVWYKLDELFEQERNVRTAMTNRAGLLALMLHQTIQHDPLTTDLRSSADR; via the exons ATGAGTGGTTCCATGGGGACTGCATCCGGATCACTGAGAAGATGGCCAAGGCCATCCGGGAGTGGTACTGTCGGGAGTGCCGAG AGAAAGACCCTAAGCTGGAAATCCGTTATCGGCACAAGAAGTCACGGGAGCGGGACAGCAATGAGCGAGACGGCA catcaccagcagcagcagcagcagatcAAACGGTCAGCCCGCATGTGTGGCGAGTGCGAGGCCTGCCGGCGCACTGAGGACTGTGGCCACTGCGACTTCTGTCGGGACATGAAGAAGTTTGGGGGCCCCAACAAGATCCGGCAGAAGTGCCGGCTGCGTCAGTGCCAGCTGCGGGCCCGG GAATCGTACAAGTACTTCCCTTCCTCG CTCTCGCCAGTGACGCCCTCAGAGTCCCTGCCACGGCCTCGCAGGCCACTGCCCACCCAGCAGCAGCCACAGCCATCACAGAAGCTGGGGCGCATCCGTGAGGACGAAGGGGCAGTGGCATCATCAGCAGTCAAGGAGCCACCTGAGGCTATGGCCACACCTGAGCCACTCTCGGATGAGGACCTGCCACTGGACCCTGACCTGTACCAGGACTTCTGTGCGGGGGCCTTTGATGACCATGGCTTG CCCTGGATGAGTGACACAGAGGAATCTCCGTTCCTGGACCCTGCGCTGCGGAAGAGGGCCGTGAAAGTGAAGCATGTAAAGCGTCGGGAGAAGAAATCTGAGAAGAAG AAAGAAGAGAGATACAAGCGGCATCGGCAGAAACAGAAGCACAAGGACAAATGGAAACACCCAGAGCGTGCCGACTCCAAGGACCCTGCATCACTACCGCAGTGCCTGGGACCTGGCTGTGTGCGCCCTGCCCAGCCTGGCTCCAAGTATTGCTCAGATGACTGTGGCATGAAGCTGGCAGCCAA CCGCATCTATGAGATCCTCCCCCAGCGCATCCAGCAGTGGCAGCAGAGTCCCTGCATTGCTGAGGAGCACGGGAAGAAGCTGCTCGAACGTATTCGCCGTGAGCAGCAGAGCGCCCGCACCCGCCTTCAGGAAATGGAGCGCCGATTCCATGAGCTTGAGGCCATTATTCTTCGTGCCAAGCAGCAGGCTGTCCGTGAGGATGAGGAG AGCAATGAGGGGGACAGTGATGACACGGACCTGCAGATCTTCTGCGTCTCCTGCGGGCACCCTATCAACCCACGTGTTGCCTTGCGCCACATGGAGCGCTGCTACGCCAAG TATGAGAGCCAGACGTCCTTTGGGTCCATGTACCCCACACGCATTGAGGG AGCTACACGACTCTTCTGTGATGTCTACAATCCTCAGAGCAAGACCTATTGTAAGCGGCTCCAGGTGCTGTGCCCTGAGCACTCACGGGACCCCAAA GTGCCAGCAGATGAGGTATGTGGGTGCCCTCTCGTACGTGATGTCTTTGAGCTCACAGGTGACTTCTGCCGCCTGCCCAAACGCCAGTGTAACCGCCATTACTGCTGGGAGAAGTTGCGGCGTGCCGAAGTGGACCTGGAGCGTGTGCGCGTG TGGTACAAGCTGGATGAGCTGTTTGAGCAGGAGCGCAATGTACGCACAGCCATGACTAACCGGGCAGGATTACTGGCCCTGATGCTGCACCAAACGATCCAACATGACCCACTCACTACCGACCTGCGCTCCAGTGCTGACCGCTGA